Within Citromicrobium bathyomarinum, the genomic segment GCGTGCGCCTTGTGCGGAGCGTGGGACCGGAAGTCGCATCCGCGCGTTCAACCGTCATGAGGAAGACCGTCGAGGATCTCCAGCGCGAGATGGAAGCCGCCGCGCGTGCGCTCGATTTCGAGACCGCAGGGCGAATACGCGACCGGATCAACCTGATGCGCGGCGGAGCGAATGCCGAAGAGGCGGCAAAGGCGGATACCTCCGGCCTGATCCGCCAGCAGCCCGGTGCCATGGGGCTGGGCACGAGCCGGCAAAGGCCGATTCCTCCCGCAGGCTGGAAGAAGCCGCCTAAGCCCGACCTCATGACCTCAGGCCGAAAACGCAAATGAGCATCGGCACCGCGCATGGCGCGATCGGGCAGGCGGCACGATTATCCCCTCTTTTGAGACTTTTGGAATTGCGTCACGGATGCGGGCTTAGATAAAAATTCACCAACGCGCCGTATAGTTAATGCCGCTGCGGCTCATGGATGATCGGGCGCGGCACGATGAGGATACCGGACGGACGAGTGGGGTATGGGTAAGGACAATATCGGGCGCGACGTGCTCACGTTTCTGGCTGGCAATCTGCTCGATCCCACGCCGATGAACTATCGCTTCGGCTATCTCTACCTGACCCGGTCGAGCAAGGTGATCTGCGAGGAAACCGACACCTACATCGAAAACGGCATGCGCATGAAGCAGGAGACGATCGTCGAGATCATGGGCAAGCATGCCTCTGCCTCCGACGATCCCGAAGAGCGGATTGCCGCGCGCGACGAAGCGGTCGAACTGTTTCTCAACACTGCCGGAGAGCTCGCCCGCGAGGCAAAACGCCAAGCGGACGGTGTCGGACGCGACATTGCGGAGGAAAGCCAGGTGATCCGCGAGGGCGCGCAGGGCGAGGATCTGACCGGCGCGATCCGCCGCATCATCGACCGGGCGGAGGAGGCGGAGCGGGAATTGTCCAACGCCTCCAACCGGATCGACCGGCTCCAACGCGATCTCGACGAGGCGCGCAACAAGGCGCTGGTCGACGAACTGACCGGCATCCCCAATCGCCGTGCGACCCGCGCGACCATTCAGGATCTGGAGATCCGCAAGGTCCGCTATTGCCTCGGCCTGATCGATATCGATCATTTCAAGGCGATCAACGATACCTACGGCCACCCGGTGGGTGATCGCGCGCTGAAGCTGGTTGCCGAAGCGCTGAGCGAATCGCTCTCCCCGTGGCCGGTCGCGCGCTGGGGAGGAGAGGAGTTTCTCGTGATCGCCGAGGTCGCCGACGCGAAGAAGCTGGCGGAGCGCGTGGCCGAGGCGAAGGAAACGCTCGCCGAACGCAACCTCAAGCTGCGCGAGACCGACGAGCCGATGGGCCCGATCACCTTCTCCGCCGGGGTCGCGGTCAATTCCGAAACCAGCGACGAGACGCTGCGCCGGGCCGACAACGCGCTGTACGAGGCGAAGAAGGCAGGCCGCAACACGGTGCTGATCGCGCCCGAGAGCGGCCGCGTGGCAGACGCCGCCTGACCGCGCGCACCGCCCGCCCATGTCCTCCTTCCTCTTCGGCTTTGCCGCGGCCCTGCTGCTGACCATCGGCGCGCGCGACCAGCTGCTGGTCGCTCGGCTGGCCGGGCCGCTCGGCGCGATCATCCTGCTGGCGGCGCTGGTCGCTGCGGTCTTTACCGCCGGGCTGATGGCGCTGGCGGGCGATGCGATTGCGCAGATGTTGCCCGACGCGGCGCGTCGGATGCTGGTCGCCATCGCGCTGGTCGTGGCTGCGGTGGAACTGGTGTGGCCGGGGCGGGACAGGCGCCCGAAAGAGCCGACCCGCTCGCCCTTCGCAGCCTTCGTCGTGCTGTTCGCCCGGCAATGGGGCGATGCCGCGCGCTTCCTGCTCTTCGCGCTCGCCGCCGCCACCGCGCTGCCTGCCTATGTCGCGCTCGGCGGTGCGGCGGGAGCGGGGGTGGCGCTGGCCGGTGGCTGGGCGCTGGGGGAAGAGCTGGAAGCCCTGCCGCTGCGCGCCTTCCGGCTAGTGATGGCGGGGATCGTGCTGTTCGCTGGGCTGCTGATCGGGCTGGGTGCGCGCGGGATCATCTGAGCCCCGCTACCCCCGCCGGGCGAAGGCCCAGTCAATCACAGTAATCGAAGCTTTGGCAGGAAACCGGGAGCGGCTTGCTCCGTTGACCTCACGAGACCCTTTCCAAGGCCCAATAAAATAACACAGGAGACCAAACATGGCTCAAGCTGGCGACAATTCGAAAACCGCACTGGTGCAGGAACTTAACGGCCTGCTGGCGGATCATCTCGCGCTCTACTTCAAGACCAAGAACTTCCACTGGCACGTGAAGGGCCCGCGGTTCCGCGATCTGCACCTGCTGTTCGACGAGCAGGCGATCGAACTGCGCGACCAGATCGATGCGATCGGCGAACGCGTGCGCAAGCTGGGCGAGGTGACGCTGACCTCGATCGGTTCGGTCGCCCGGGCGACGCAGGTCAAGGATCAGGATTCGACCGACCTAGATGGCGACGCGATGGTCAAGGAACTGCACGACGACAACGTCGCGATGATCAAGCGCCTCAAGGGCATGAAGCCGCTGGCCGAAGAGGCGGGCGACAATGCGACCGACGGCCTGCTAGACGACTGGACCGACATGGCGGAGGAACGCGCGTGGTTCCTCAAGTCGACGCTCGGCTAGTCCCCCGTTAGCCAGGCAACCAGAAGGGCCGATCCAGCGCTATGCCGGGTTGGCCCTTTTCTATATCCCGCATCCATCATGCCGCCACTGCTGCCCCGCTTGCTCCACCGCCTCGCGCTGCGCGTCGCCCACCGTCTGCGCCACGTCTGGCGGCGGCTGGCGAAGCCGCAGCTGCGCGGCGTGAGCGTCATCCTGCGCGATCCCGACGGCCGGGTGCTGTTCGTCCGACATACCTATGGCCCGCCCGACTGGAGCCTGCCGGGTGGCGGGATCGCGCGCGGCGAAGCGCCCGAGGCAGCCGCGCGGCGCGAGATGGCGGAGGAACTGGGGCTGACGCTCGGCCCGGTCAGCGAACTGGGCACGATTGAGGAGACGATCTCCGGCGCGCCGCACACTGCGTATCTCTTCCTGGCCGAGATCGACGATGCCCCGGTGCCCGACGGTCGCGAGATCGTGGAGGTGCGCTTCGTGATGCCGGACGACCCGCCGCAGCCGGTCAGCGGCCTCGCCGAAAGGCGGATCGGGTACGTCCTGAAGGCCTAGAAGAGAGCGAGCTGCCCGCTGTCGGCGTCGTCGGATCGCCCCTCGTCTTCCTCTCCGGAAGCGTCCCGTTCGAGATTGGAGAGTGTCAGCCCCATCAGGCGGATCGGGCGGGGCAGGGGCAGCAGTTCATCGAGGATTGCGTGCCCGATCGCGGCGAATTCGGCCTTGTCTGCGACATTGCGCGGCAGCGATCGGGCGCGGGTCATCAGCTGGAAATCGTTGTATTTGAGCTTGAGCGTTACCGTACGCCCGCGTGCCTGCGCCCGCTCGATCCGCTCCCACACGATGTCGACGATCTCGTCCAGCGTGGTGCGCAGCTCCTCCGCCTCGTGCCGGTCGACCGAGAAGGTGCGTTCTCCGCCGACAGACTTGCGGATGCGGTTGGCGCGCACGGGCCGGTCGTCGATTCCGCGCGCCGCGCGATAGAGATAGTCGCCGAAGCTGCCGAAATGCTGCGCCAGCCACGCCGCGTCCTTCGCGGCAAGATCCGCGCCGGTCGCGATGCCCAGCCGCGCCATCTTCTCCTCGCCGCGTGGGCCGACCCCGTGGAACCGGCGGATGGGGAGCGTCTGGACGAAGGCCGCGCCCTCTCCGGGGCGGATCACGCACATCCCGTCGGGCTTGTTCTGGTCGCTCGCCAGCTTGGCGAGGAACTTGTTGTAGCTGACCCCCGCGCTCGCGGTCAGGCGGGTCTTGGCGCGGATTTCCTGCCGGATCATCTGCGCGACCTGCGTTGCCGAGGCGATGCCCAGCTTGTTGACCGTCACATCGAGATAGGCTTCGTCCAGACTCAGCGGTTCGACCAGATCGGTGTGGTGGCGAAAGATCGCACGGATCTGGTCCGACGCCTCGCGATAGGCGTCGAAGCGGCTCTTCACGAAGATCAGGTCGGGGCACAGCCGCTTGGCGGTAACCGACGGCATCGCCGATTTTACGCCGAACTTGCGCGCCTCGTAACTGGCGGCGGCGACCACGCCGCGCCCGCTCGCCCCGCCGACCGCGACCGGTTTGCCCCGCAATTCAGGGTTGTCGCGCTGCTCCACGCTGGCGAAGAAGGCATCCATGTCGACATGGATGATCTTGCGAGTCGGCGGTGCTTCGCCGCGATCTTCCGGAGTGGTCTCGCCTTCGCTCATCGCGGCCCTGCGATAGCACACAGGTTGCCAATCGGAACCGACGACGCCATTTGCGGTTTTGTGCACATGCGAAATCCAGATTACGGGCCCGGCGAGTCGATCGACCGGCAGAGCGTCGATGCTCGCGCGCCTGCGGCGCTGCCGCCGTCGGGCCAGCGGATCGGCGAACGCCAGCTGATCGCGATGATGGCGCTGCTGATGGCGCTCAACGCGCTGGGCATCGATGCGGTGCTTCCTGCGCTCGACAACCTTGCCACCGATCTGGGCGCAAGCGGCAATTCGCGTCAGTTCGTGGTCGGCGCCTACCTGCTCGCGGCGGGTCTGGGCGCGCTGGTGCCCGGATCGCTGGCAGACCGATACGGTCGGCGTCCGGTGCTGTTCGCGGCGCTGGGCCTCTACATCGCCTTCTCGCTGCTGTGCGCGATGGCGTGGAATTTCGAATCGCTGCTGACGCTGCGCTTCCTGCAGGGCTTCGGCGCGGCGGGGATCGTCGCGCTTCCGCCCGCGATCATCCGCGACCGGGTGGGCGGCGACAAGATGGCCCGGATGATGAGCCTGATCTTCGTCATCTTCCTGATGGTGCCCGCGATCGCGCCCAGCATCGGGCAGGGCGTGCTGATGGTGATGGGCGACTGGCGCTGGATCTTCGTGTTCACCGCGGTCGCCGGCGTGGCGATGGGCGCATGGGCATGGCGCAACCTGCCCGAGACGCTGCATCCAGAAGACAAGCAGCCGATCCAGCCGCGCGTGATCGCGCGCAACATGCGCGCCACGCTGACCATGCGGCAGGCGCTGGGCTACACGCTGGGCAGCGCGGTGATCTTCGGGGCGCTGTTCGGTTTCATCAACTCGGCGCAGCAACTGGTGGGCGAGGCATTCGGCGCGGGGCCGTGGTTCCCCGCGATCTTCGCCTGCTGCGCGGGCGCGATGGCGGTGGCCAGCTGGACCAATTCGCGGATCGTCGAGCGTTTCGGTGCCCGCCGCGTGAGCCACACTGGCCTGTTCCTGTTCCTGATCGTCGCCGCGGTGCAGCTGTTCGTCGCGACCATGACCGAGGAAACGCTGTGGACCTTCGTCCCGCTGATGGCGGCGAACATGATGCTGCTCGGCTTTATCGGTGCCAATTTCGGCTCGATCGCGATGCAGCCCTTCCGCGAGACGGCAGGCGCGGCGGCAAGCGTGCAGACCTTCTTGCGGATGGTTACCGCAGCGGTGATCGGCGCGAGCATCGGCTATGCCTATAACGGAACCGCGATCCCGCTGGCGACCGCGCTGTTCGGCGGCGCGCTGATCTGCATCGGCCTGGTGCTGTTCGCGGAGCGCGGCAAGCTGTTCGGCCCGCCGGTGGACGACGATTG encodes:
- a CDS encoding DNA starvation/stationary phase protection protein translates to MAQAGDNSKTALVQELNGLLADHLALYFKTKNFHWHVKGPRFRDLHLLFDEQAIELRDQIDAIGERVRKLGEVTLTSIGSVARATQVKDQDSTDLDGDAMVKELHDDNVAMIKRLKGMKPLAEEAGDNATDGLLDDWTDMAEERAWFLKSTLG
- a CDS encoding NUDIX domain-containing protein → MPPLLPRLLHRLALRVAHRLRHVWRRLAKPQLRGVSVILRDPDGRVLFVRHTYGPPDWSLPGGGIARGEAPEAAARREMAEELGLTLGPVSELGTIEETISGAPHTAYLFLAEIDDAPVPDGREIVEVRFVMPDDPPQPVSGLAERRIGYVLKA
- a CDS encoding GGDEF domain-containing protein, with amino-acid sequence MGKDNIGRDVLTFLAGNLLDPTPMNYRFGYLYLTRSSKVICEETDTYIENGMRMKQETIVEIMGKHASASDDPEERIAARDEAVELFLNTAGELAREAKRQADGVGRDIAEESQVIREGAQGEDLTGAIRRIIDRAEEAERELSNASNRIDRLQRDLDEARNKALVDELTGIPNRRATRATIQDLEIRKVRYCLGLIDIDHFKAINDTYGHPVGDRALKLVAEALSESLSPWPVARWGGEEFLVIAEVADAKKLAERVAEAKETLAERNLKLRETDEPMGPITFSAGVAVNSETSDETLRRADNALYEAKKAGRNTVLIAPESGRVADAA
- a CDS encoding multidrug effflux MFS transporter; translated protein: MRNPDYGPGESIDRQSVDARAPAALPPSGQRIGERQLIAMMALLMALNALGIDAVLPALDNLATDLGASGNSRQFVVGAYLLAAGLGALVPGSLADRYGRRPVLFAALGLYIAFSLLCAMAWNFESLLTLRFLQGFGAAGIVALPPAIIRDRVGGDKMARMMSLIFVIFLMVPAIAPSIGQGVLMVMGDWRWIFVFTAVAGVAMGAWAWRNLPETLHPEDKQPIQPRVIARNMRATLTMRQALGYTLGSAVIFGALFGFINSAQQLVGEAFGAGPWFPAIFACCAGAMAVASWTNSRIVERFGARRVSHTGLFLFLIVAAVQLFVATMTEETLWTFVPLMAANMMLLGFIGANFGSIAMQPFRETAGAAASVQTFLRMVTAAVIGASIGYAYNGTAIPLATALFGGALICIGLVLFAERGKLFGPPVDDD
- the dinB gene encoding DNA polymerase IV; translated protein: MSEGETTPEDRGEAPPTRKIIHVDMDAFFASVEQRDNPELRGKPVAVGGASGRGVVAAASYEARKFGVKSAMPSVTAKRLCPDLIFVKSRFDAYREASDQIRAIFRHHTDLVEPLSLDEAYLDVTVNKLGIASATQVAQMIRQEIRAKTRLTASAGVSYNKFLAKLASDQNKPDGMCVIRPGEGAAFVQTLPIRRFHGVGPRGEEKMARLGIATGADLAAKDAAWLAQHFGSFGDYLYRAARGIDDRPVRANRIRKSVGGERTFSVDRHEAEELRTTLDEIVDIVWERIERAQARGRTVTLKLKYNDFQLMTRARSLPRNVADKAEFAAIGHAILDELLPLPRPIRLMGLTLSNLERDASGEEDEGRSDDADSGQLALF
- a CDS encoding UvrB/UvrC motif-containing protein; its protein translation is MRKTVEDLQREMEAAARALDFETAGRIRDRINLMRGGANAEEAAKADTSGLIRQQPGAMGLGTSRQRPIPPAGWKKPPKPDLMTSGRKRK
- a CDS encoding TMEM165/GDT1 family protein translates to MSSFLFGFAAALLLTIGARDQLLVARLAGPLGAIILLAALVAAVFTAGLMALAGDAIAQMLPDAARRMLVAIALVVAAVELVWPGRDRRPKEPTRSPFAAFVVLFARQWGDAARFLLFALAAATALPAYVALGGAAGAGVALAGGWALGEELEALPLRAFRLVMAGIVLFAGLLIGLGARGII